A window of Candidatus Hydrogenedentota bacterium contains these coding sequences:
- a CDS encoding YfhO family protein — translation LLSGPPREGPGLRGVQAFEPTQKNTRGNMLFKRSFWLARQYSVGTMPGKQDFFPAATTVFLEEGAEVAIPQVEEGALPHSAVSDHVQVTDVTAPAVLFTPTAAGKKRSLNFEVELPTSAPGRPAGSAGALHSSLVYAYVCEGGAQVDFKFSFPGTDRSEMGLQHVARSTGGKEREVEVPLPDFARLRGNIVIENKGQQEFRFTRIQIKSDLDDEDGLIQIQARSLNTVDLEVGPLPEHRVLTFLDSWYPGWVAYVNGEQVPLLRADGHFKAVALPPGTHRVHFAFRPRLTYFSLCLSVAALIAALSFLIICWRFRLPGVSPDFNTHFTVVMRLDKSSKRQPPTFL, via the coding sequence CTGCTGAGTGGACCGCCGCGCGAAGGACCCGGGCTGCGTGGTGTACAAGCCTTCGAACCGACACAAAAAAATACGCGCGGCAATATGTTGTTCAAACGTTCCTTTTGGCTCGCCCGACAGTACAGTGTGGGCACGATGCCGGGTAAACAAGACTTTTTCCCCGCAGCAACAACGGTCTTTTTAGAGGAAGGAGCGGAGGTTGCCATCCCACAGGTGGAAGAAGGCGCTCTTCCTCATTCTGCCGTATCGGATCATGTACAGGTCACGGACGTCACTGCGCCTGCCGTGCTTTTCACTCCCACGGCAGCGGGTAAAAAACGGAGCCTGAATTTTGAGGTGGAATTGCCCACATCTGCACCGGGTCGTCCTGCAGGCAGCGCGGGGGCGCTCCACAGCTCACTTGTTTATGCGTATGTTTGCGAGGGCGGCGCGCAGGTTGATTTTAAGTTTAGCTTTCCGGGAACGGACCGTAGTGAAATGGGGCTGCAGCATGTGGCGCGGTCTACAGGCGGCAAAGAGCGGGAGGTGGAAGTGCCGCTTCCCGATTTTGCGCGCCTCCGTGGGAATATCGTTATTGAGAACAAAGGGCAGCAAGAATTCCGCTTCACACGGATACAGATCAAATCGGACTTGGATGATGAAGATGGTTTGATTCAGATTCAGGCGCGAAGCTTGAACACCGTTGATTTAGAAGTGGGACCACTGCCTGAGCATCGTGTACTGACCTTCTTGGATTCTTGGTATCCCGGATGGGTTGCTTATGTTAATGGCGAGCAGGTACCCTTATTACGCGCTGATGGACACTTCAAAGCGGTGGCGCTGCCGCCCGGCACGCATCGTGTTCACTTTGCGTTTAGACCGCGCTTAACCTATTTTTCGCTTTGTCTTTCAGTGGCAGCATTGATTGCCGCTCTTTCGTTTCTTATTATCTGTTGGCGTTTCCGACTGCCGGGTGTTTCACCTGATTTCAATACGCATTTTACGGTAGTCATGCGTTTGGATAAAAGCAGTAAGCGCCAACCTCCTACCTTTTTATAA